From Saccharomyces paradoxus chromosome IX, complete sequence, one genomic window encodes:
- the RPN2 gene encoding proteasome regulatory particle base subunit RPN2 (Subunit of the 26S proteasome~similar to YIL075C) — translation MSLTTAAPLLALLRENQDSVKTYALESINNVVDQLWSEISNELPDIEALYDDDTFSDREMAALIASKVYYNLGEYESAVKYALAAKDRFDIDEQSQFVETIVSKSIEMYVQKASKQYTEDEQFYTKDTIDPKLTSIFERMIKKCLKASELKLALGIALEGYRLDIIESALKNKLDQDSSSENVKTINYLLTLATTTVTNSKFRSSILRKSFDFLMNMSNCDYLTLNKVVVNLNDAGLALQLFEKLKEENDEGLSAQIAFDLVSSASQQLLEILVTELTAQGYDSALLNILSGLPTCDYYNTFLLNNKNIDIGLLNKSKSALDGKFSLFHTAVSVANGFMHAGTTDNSFIKANLPWLGKAQNWAKFTATASLGVIHKGNLLEGKKVMAPYLPGSRASSRFIKGGSLYGLGLIYAGFGRDTTDYLKNIIVENSGTTGDEDVDVLLHGASLGIGLAAMGSANIEVYEALKEVLYNDSATSGEAAALGMGLCMLGTGKPEAIHDMFTYSQETQHGNITRGLAVGLALINYGRQELADALITKMLASDESLLRYGGAFTIALAYAGTGNNSAVKRLLHVAVSDSNDDVRRAAVIALGFVLLRDYTTVPRIVQLLSKSHNAHVRCGTAFALGIACAGKGLQSAIDVLDPLTKDPVDFVRQAAMIALSMILIQQTEKLNPQVAEINKNFLSVITNKHQEGLAKFGACVAQGIMNAGGRNVTIQLENADTGTLDTKSVVGLVMFSQFWYWFPLSHFLSLSFTPTTVIGIRGSDQAIPKFQMNCYAKEDAFSYPKMYEEASGKEVEKVATAVLSTTARAKARAKKTKKEKGPNEEEKKKEHEEKEKERETDKKGIKETKENDEEFYKNKYSSKPYKVDNMTRILPQQSRYISFIKDDRFVPVRKFKGNNGVVVLRDKEPKEPVELIETVRQMKDVNAPLPTPFKVEDNVDFPTA, via the coding sequence ATGTCCTTGACGACTGCTGCTCCACTTTTAGCATTATTGAGAGAGAATCAGGATTCCGTTAAGACATATGCCTTAGAATCTATAAACAATGTTGTAGACCAATTATGGTCTGAGATCTCGAATGAATTGCCGGATATTGAAGCATTGTATGATGATGATACCTTTTCTGACCGTGAAATGGCTGCTTTGATTGCCTCTAAAGTTTATTACAATCTTGGTGAATACGAATCGGCTGTGAAGTATGCGCTTGCAGCAAAAGATCGTTTTGATATAGATGAACAGTCCCAATTTGTTGAAACTATAGTCTCAAAGAGCATTGAGATGTATGTCCAAAAGGCCTCCAAACAATACACTGAGGACGAACAATTTTACACTAAGGATACCATTGACCCAAAGTTGACGTCCATTTTTGAGCggatgataaaaaaatgtttaaaAGCTTCAGAACTAAAATTAGCTTTAGGAATTGCCCTGGAAGGTTATAGACTAGATATCATTGAAAGTGCTttaaaaaacaaattggATCAGGATTCCTCCTCTGAAAATGTTAAAACCATCAATTACTTATTGACTCTAGCTACAACTACCGTGACAAATTCCAAGTTTAGATCCTCAATATTAAGAAAATCCTTTGATTTTCTGATGAATATGTCTAATTGCGATTACTTGACGCTCAATAAAGTGGTTGTAAATTTGAATGATGCCGGATTGGCGCTCCAGCTATTTGAGAAattaaaggaagaaaatgatgaaggaTTATCTGCCCAAATTGCTTTCGATTTAGTTTCATCTGCGTCTCAACAGTTACTTGAGATATTAGTAACCGAATTAACTGCTCAGGGTTACGATTCTGCTTTATTGAACATTCTATCAGGTCTACCGACCTGCGATTATTACAACACCTTccttttgaataataaaaacattGACATTGGACTTTTGAACAAGTCTAAATCAGCTTTGGATgggaaattttctttgttccaTACCGCAGTCAGTGTTGCCAACGGTTTTATGCACGCTGGTACGACTGACAATTCGTTCATCAAGGCGAACTTGCCATGGTTAGGCAAAGCTCAAAACTGGGCTAAATTTACGGCTACAGCCTCTTTAGGTGTCATTCATAAAGGTAATTTATTAGAGGGTAAAAAAGTTATGGCCCCTTACTTACCAGGCAGTCGAGCTTCTTCTAGATTTATCAAAGGTGGTTCGCTGTATGGTTTGGGTTTAATTTACGCTGGTTTTGGTCGTGACACCACCGACTACTTGAAAAACATAATAGTCGAGAATAGTGGAACCACTGGCGATGAAGATGTAGATGTTTTATTACACGGTGCTTCCTTAGGTATTGGTCTTGCTGCTATGGGTTCTGCTAATATTGAAGTCTATGAAGCCTTAAAGGAGGTTCTGTACAATGACTCTGCTACATCTGGAGAAGCTGCTGCATTAGGTATGGGTCTCTGTATGCTAGGAACAGGTAAGCCTGAAGCCATTCACGATATGTTTACATATTCTCAAGAAACCCAGCATGGTAACATTACTCGTGGTCTAGCCGTTGGCCTAGCCTTAATAAATTACGGCCGTCAAGAATTGGCTGATGCTTTAATTACTAAGATGTTAGCAAGTGATGAATCCTTATTACGTTATGGTGGTGCATTCACAATCGCGTTAGCGTATGCGGGTACGGGCAATAATTCAGCTGTCAAGAGGTTGCTGCACGTGGCAGTGTCAGATTCTAACGATGATGTCAGGAGGGCAGCAGTCATCGCATTAGGTTTTGTTCTCTTACGTGATTATACTACCGTACCAAGGATTGTCCAACTTTTATCTAAATCGCATAATGCCCATGTCAGATGTGGTACTGCATTCGCTCTTGGAATTGCTTGTGCTGGCAAAGGTCTACAATCAGCTATTGACGTGCTAGATCCACTAACAAAGGATCCTGTAGATTTTGTTCGTCAAGCTGCCATGATTGCTTTATCTATGATTTTAATTCAgcaaacagaaaaattaaaccCTCAAGTTGCTGAGattaacaaaaatttcttgagcGTGATTACGAATAAACACCAAGAAGGTTTAGCTAAATTCGGTGCATGTGTGGCGCAAGGCATAATGAACGCTGGTGGGCGTAATGTTACAATTCAGCTGGAAAATGCGGATACAGGCACATTGGACACCAAGTCTGTGGTTGGTTTGGTCATGTTCTCACAATTCTGGTACTGGTTCCCACTGTCTCACTTTTTGTCTCTTTCTTTCACTCCAACAACAGTCATCGGTATCCGGGGTAGCGATCAGGCTATACCTAAATTCCAAATGAACTGTTATGCTAAAGAAGATGCTTTCAGTTATCCGAAGATGTATGAGGAAGCAAGTGGTAAAGAAGTAGAGAAGGTGGCAACGGCAGTTCTCTCCACCACAGCAAGAGCGAAAGCAAGagcaaagaagacaaagaaggaaaagggccctaatgaagaagaaaagaaaaaagagcacgaggaaaaagaaaaggaaagggAGACGGACAAAAAAGGCATAAAGgaaacaaaggaaaatgatgaagaattttacaaaaataagTACTCTTCAAAGCCTTATAAGGTTGATAATATGACTCGTATACTACCTCAACAATCAagatatatttcttttattaaGGATGACAGATTTGTTCCTGTACGTAAATTCAAAGGAAACAACGGCGTTGTAGTTTTAAGAGATAAGGAACCTAAAGAACCTGTAGAGCTAATTGAAACTGTCAGACAAATGAAAGATGTTAACGCTCCACTTCCAACCCCATTTAAGGTCGAAGATAATGTCGACTTTCCTACTGCTTAA
- the SER33 gene encoding phosphoglycerate dehydrogenase SER33 (3-phosphoglycerate dehydrogenase~similar to YIL074C) codes for MSNSATDNLQDSFQRAMNFSGSPGAVSTSPTQSFMNTLPRRVSITKQPKALKPFSTGDMKILLLENVNPTAIKIFKDQGYQVEFHKSSLPEDELIEKIKDVHAIGIRSKTRLTEKILQHARNLVCIGCFCIGTNQVDLKYAASKGIAVFNSPFSNSRSVAELVIAEIISLARQLGDRSIELHTGTWNKVASRCWEVRGKTLGIIGYGHIGSQLSVLAEAMGLHVLYYDIVTIMALGTARQVSTLDELLNKSDFVTLHVPATPETEKMLSAPQFAAMKDGAYVINASRGTVVDIPSLIQAMKANKIAGAALDVYPHEPAKNGEGSFNDDLNSWTSELVSLPNIILTPHIGGSTEEAQSAIGIEVATSLSKYINEGNSVGSVNFPEVSLKSLDYDQENTVRVLYIHRNVPGVLKTVNDILSDHNIEKQFSDSHGEIAYLMADISSVNQSEIKDIYEKLNQTSAKVSIRLLY; via the coding sequence ATGTCTAATTCAGCCACCGATAATTTGCAAGATTCATTCCAACGTGCTATGAACTTTTCTGGTTCTCCAGGTGCGGTCTCGACCTCACCAACCCAGTCATTCATGAACACGCTACCTCGCCGTGTAAGCATTACAAAGCAGCCAAAAGCTTTAAAACCTTTTTCTACTGGTGacatgaaaattttattgttgGAAAATGTCAATCCAACTGCaatcaaaatcttcaagGACCAGGGTTATCAAGTGGAATTTCACAAGTCTTCCTTGCCTGAGGATGaattgattgaaaaaatcaaagatgTACACGCCATTGGTATCAGATCAAAAACTAGATtgactgaaaaaatactacAACATGCGAGGAACCTAGTTTGTATTGGTTGTTTTTGCATAGGTACCAATCAAGTAGACTTGAAGTATGCCGCCAGTAAAGGTATTGCTGTTTTCAATTCgcctttttccaattcaagATCTGTAGCAGAATTGGTAATTGCTGAGATCATTAGTTTAGCAAGGCAGTTAGGTGATAGATCCATTGAACTGCATACAGGTACATGGAATAAGGTCGCTTCTAGATGTTGGGAGGTAAGAGGAAAAACTCTTGGCATTATCGGGTATGGTCACATTGGTTCACAATTATCAGTCCTTGCAGAGGCCATGGGTTTACATGTGCTATATTACGACATTGTGACAATCATGGCTTTGGGTACTGCCAGACAAGTTTCTACACTGGATGAATTATTGAATAAATCTGACTTTGTAACATTACATGTACCAGCCACTCCTGAGACCGAAAAAATGTTATCTGCCCCACAATTTGCTGCTATGAAGGACGGAGCTTATGTCATCAATGCTTCAAGAGGTACTGTCGTAGATATTCCATCTTTGATCCAAGCCATGAAAGCTAACAAAATTGCAGGGGCCGCTTTGGATGTTTATCCACATGAACCGGCTAAAAATGGTGAAGGCTCTTTCAACGACGATTTGAATAGTTGGACTTCCGAATTAGTGTCATTACCAAATATTATCTTAACACCCCACATCGGTGGTTCTACTGAGGAAGCTCAAAGTGCTATTGGTATTGAAGTGGCAACGTCCCTATCTAAGTACATTAATGAAGGTAACTCCGTGGGTTCTGTGAACTTCCCAGAAGTCAGCCTGAAGTCCTTGGACTACGATCAAGAGAACACAGTACGTGTCTTGTATATTCATCGTAACGTTCCTGGTGTTTTGAAGACAGTTAATGATATCTTATCCGATcacaatattgaaaaacaattTTCTGATTCTCATGGTGAGATCGCTTATCTAATGGCAGACATTTCTTCTGTTAATCAAAGCGAAATCAAGGATATATATGAAAAGTTGAACCAAACCTCTGCCAAAGTTTCTATCAGGCTTTTATACTGA
- the SPO22 gene encoding Spo22p (Meiosis-specific protein essential for chromosome synapsis~similar to YIL073C), with translation MSDISVNSTFRKTLVELCETATWITSQVYAAKNLEKDDLIIVDNKISALYPIAEKYDRSFRTTTVILDEELILKLENAASSLWNSLTIAMKAEKASEKYFNEVFCKCKIFATKLLSIHEALFRTNSNLLRNFKCYISSFKSASEHRIGDLIANTQQHTEKYLQVINEHVEKFSNEEKTEFKKLTFEFYLVNFQLCLSENDLDTAKIYTSKVNITDNSKYMDADLLIELCRMIYNSTIMLKESNNPETQLIDVNIISFLKDVERYLELPVENLKSHTDYSNLRYSVLIFMSNCLVEGYPQAFELEQCDHYLSLLQNEYPSKADPFILAIKLVKRKDIPNPAGTVEEILMRMIMSVNVMSNFQAVMASINDLSKIDTKLSIVCLDYLLINKLNSKNDRKLLEKAICSRFLITTQSKTMNDSEVAESLEDFCTQMERIVSEPLTKHAISCVITLLWNTGKKLEKMEKYVVSIRFYKLALKDVISQNYSDRGKIQRALQVVYNKIEDYSNTLKVYQDMDEGDKQSPLCQLLMLQPYLANDKMEEALTCLQKIKSSEDEKSTDALIVAVAECRRKTDLSVQGLLMLFDKLQSKSSSQNISSTSSSQTLSVLRYTLQMIVKVSEEESLQTFINYLPTVERLLKKALEFLKTVKLLNQLPPDVEKEVIYQQSVAVNEIEWFASFSYNVAVKCLVDQSCESLSLFEFPQYCIQFIDLIPVQDFTFPKMYHFTYWKFKATILQLIIAKEKVEQDQHQKYRDIYEKSGELVNNINFMKKSSEFKDGSSLEDRNTLNECFLEALTIHVESVLMVPDQTKIIEILKKTELYQDSRVDALLIDISSNMEDLPKGILVEIIETVINRNIGTEVKEPQLCNWLRMLLENAINLNHEVELHILERVFKILNINHLSFQDTDCALQTELETIATYCWNIGVNYIIKDNKSYGIVWCKHSMGFANMVNEGLQEQLYSLWESLASSANIDINSIAK, from the exons ATGTCAGACATCAGCGTTAATTCCACCTTTAGAAAAACCTTGGTTGAGTTATGCG AAACTGCAACATGGATAACATCACAAGTGTATGCGgccaaaaatttggaaaaggaCGATCTGATCATAGtagataataaaataagCGCATTGTATCCAATTGCAGAAAAATACGATAGATCATTCAGAACCACTACAGTTATTTTAGATGAGGAACTTATCCtgaaattggaaaatgCGGCATCGAGTCTATGGAATTCCTTGACCATTGCCATGAAAGCTGAAAAAGCGTCGGAGAAATACTTTAATGAAGTCTTTTGCAAATGTAAAATCTTTGCAACCAAGCTTCTCTCTATCCATGAGGCTTTGTTTCGGACAAATAGCAACCTCCTAAGAAACTTTAAATGTTATATcagttctttcaaaagcGCTAGTGAACATCGTATTGGAGATCTAATAGCTAACACACAGCAACATACAGAAAAATACTTACAGGTAATCAATGAGCATgtagaaaaattttctaacGAAGAGAAAACTGAGTTCAAAAAACTGACATTCGAGTTTTATTTAGTAAACTTCCAATTATGTCTTTCGGAAAATGACCTGGATACAGCCAAAATTTACACTTCAAAAGTAAACATCACTGATAACTCTAAATACATGGACGCAGATTTGCTCATTGAATTATGCAGAATGATCTATAACTCCACAATTATGTTGAAAGAAAGTAATAATCCTGAAACTCAGCTAATAGATGTAAATATAATCTCTTTCTTAAAGGATGTGGAAAGATATTTGGAGCTCCCTGTggagaatttgaaatcacATACTGATTATAGTAATTTGAGGTACTcagttttgatttttatgTCAAATTGTCTAGTTGAAGGATACCCACAAGCTTTTGAACTCGAACAATGTGATCACTATTTGAGtcttttacaaaatgaatATCCAAGCAAAGCGGACCCTTTTATACTGGCTATTAAGTTGGTAAAACGGAAAGATATCCCAAATCCGGCAGGCACCGTAGAGGAAATTCTCATGCGAATGATAATGTCAGTAAATGTTATGTCAAATTTTCAAGCTGTCATGGCTTCCATCAACGACCTATCAAAAATAGACACCAAATTATCTATTGTGTGTCTCGATTATTTGTTAATCAATAAGCTGAATTCTAAGAATGACAGAAAGCTTTTAGAAAAGGCAATTTGCTCCAGATTTTTAATTACAACACAATCTAAAACAATGAATGATTCCGAGGTAGCGGAAAGTTTAGAGGATTTTTGCACTCAGATGGAAAGAATAGTTTCAGAACCCCTCACCAAACATGCTATCTCTTGCGTAATAACTTTATTATGGAATACTGGAAAAAAGTTAGAAAAGATGGAAAAGTACGTTGTTAGTATTAGATTTTACAAATTAGCACTTAAAGATGTTATTAGTCAAAATTATTCTGATCGGGGGAAAATCCAAAGGGCTCTACAAGTTGTCTataacaaaattgaagattatTCCAATACCCTCAAAGTCTACCAGGATATGGATGAAGGGGACAAACAATCTCCCCTGTGTCAACTTTTGATGCTGCAGCCTTATCTAGCGAATGATAAAATGGAGGAAGCACTTACATGTCTTCAGAAGATAAAGTCGTCcgaagatgaaaagagTACAGATGCTCTTATAGTAGCAGTGGCAGAATGCAGACGGAAAACAGATTTATCGGTTCAAGGGCTCTTGAtgctttttgataaattgcAGTCCAAAAGCAGTTCGCAAAACATATCATCTACGTCGAGTTCACAGACACTAAGTGTCCTCAGATATACTTTACAGATGATTGTCAAAGTATCAGAAGAGGAGTCTTTACAAACGTTCATAAATTACTTGCCGACAGTGGAGAGACTTTTAAAGAAGGCTCTCGAATTTCTCAAAACTGTGAAATTACTAAATCAATTGCCCCCAGACGTTGAGAAGGAGGTAATATATCAGCAATCAGTGGCTGTGAATGAAATCGAGTGGTTTGCCTCTTTTTCATATAATGTCGCTGTAAAGTGCCTAGTTGATCAGTCTTGTGAATCCCTCTCCCTCTTCGAGTTTCCCCAGTATTGCATTCAATTTATTGATCTTATTCCTGTTCAAGATTTCACTTTCCCAAAAATGTATCATTTCACATATTGGAAGTTCAAAGCCACAATCTTGCAGCTGATAATAGCCAAAGAGAAAGTAGAGCAAGACCAACACCAAAAATATCGGGACATTTATGAGAAGTCAGGAGAGTTAGTTAATAAcataaattttatgaaaaaaagttcagaATTTAAGGATGGGTCATCGTTAGAGGATAGAAACACATTGAATGAATGTTTTCTGGAGGCATTGACTATTCATGTGGAAAGCGTCTTAATGGTGCCTGACCAAACTAAGATTATAgaaatattgaagaaaacggAGTTATATCAAGATAGCCGCGTGGATGCACTATTGATTGATATCTCCTCAAATATGGAAGATTTACCGAAAGGTATTCTCGTAGAGATAATTGAAACAGTAATAAACAGAAACATAGGCACCGAAGTAAAGGAACCGCAACTCTGTAACTGGCTGCGAATGTTGCTGGAAAATGCAATTAATCTTAACCACGAAGTCGAACTACACATACTGGAGAGGGTTTTTAAAATTCTAAATATTAATCATTTGAGTTTTCAGGACACAGATTGTGCTCTCCAAACAGAGTTAGAAACTATAGCCACTTACTGTTGGAACATCGGCGTCAACTACATAATCAAAGACAACAAAAGCTACGGAATTGTTTGGTGTAAACATTCAATGGGATTCGCAAACATGGTTAATGAAGGCTTGCAGGAGCAATTGTACTCTTTGTGGGAGTCTCTAGCAAGCTCAGCCAATATCGACATCAATAGTATCGCTAAATAA
- the HOP1 gene encoding Hop1p (Meiosis-specific protein required for chromosome synapsis~similar to YIL072W), whose amino-acid sequence MSNKQLVKPKTETKTEITTEQSQKLLQTMLTMSFGCLAFLRGLFPDDIFVDQRFVPEKVEKNYNKQATSQNNSIKIKTLIRGKSTQADLLLDWLEKGVFKSIRLKCLKALSLGIFLEDPTDLLENYIFSFDYDEANNVNINVDLSDNKKGNKNADAENETISLLDSRRMVQQLMRRFIIITQSLEPLPQKKFLTMRLMFNDNVDEDYQPELFKDATFDKRATLRVPTNLENDAFDVGTLNTKHHKVALSVLSAATCATEKAGSTNFIRVDPFDVILQQQGQNQQEDSVPAKPQNFVTSQTTNVLGNLLNSSQASIQPTQFVSNNPVTSLCSCECGLEVPKAATVLKTCKSCRKTLHGICYGNFLHSSIEKCFSCIFGPSLDTKWSKFQDLMMIRKVFRFLVRKKKGFPASITELIDSFINTEDQNNEVKERVAFALYVFFLDQTLCRDNGGKPSQTIRYVTSSVLVDIKGIVIPNSKKQLDINHEYIWHFTTSSPKAKSFYQEVLPNSRKQVESWLQDISNLRKVYAEALSPSSTLQELDLNSSLPTQDPIIAGQKRKHYNLDEYLQEDKSSVVNDTIKAKDFDESVPTKIRKISVSKKTLKSNW is encoded by the coding sequence ATGTCTAATAAACAACTGGTAAAGCCAAAAACAGAGACAAAGACAGAGATAACCACCGAGCAGTCTCAAAAATTGCTCCAAACAATGCTAACAATGTCTTTTGGCTGCTTAGCCTTCCTTAGGGGTTTGTTTCCCGACGATATATTTGTTGACCAACGATTCGTACCAgagaaagttgaaaaaaactacAATAAGCAAGCCACGTCTCAAAACAACTCTATCAAAATCAAGACATTAATTAGGGGCAAATCAACTCAAGCGGACTTGTTACTAGATTGGTTGGAGAAGGGCGTTTTCAAATCAATTCGTTTAAAGTGTTTAAAAGCCCTCTCACTAGGCATATTTTTAGAAGATCCCACCGATCTCTTAGAAAATTACATTTTCAGCTTTGATTATGACGAAGCAAATAATGTTAATATCAATGTGGATTTGAGtgacaataaaaaaggaaacaagAACGCTGACGCGGAAAACGAaacaatttctttgttAGATTCAAGAAGGATGGTTCAACAGTTAATGAGACGATTTATAATCATTACCCAGTCCTTGGAACCTTTAccacaaaaaaagttcctCACTATGAGATTGATGTTTAATGATAATGTCGATGAAGATTATCAGCCGGAATTATTCAAAGACGCGACTTTTGACAAAAGAGCAACTTTAAGAGTCCCCACAAATTTAGAAAATGATGCTTTTGATGTTGGCACTTTGAATACGAAACATCATAAGGTGGCTCTTTCTGTTTTGTCGGCGGCAACGTGTGCGACGGAAAAAGCTGGGAGCACGAATTTTATTAGAGTAGACCCCTTTGATGTTATTTTGCAGCAACAAGGGCAAAATCAACAAGAAGATTCTGTTCCTGCAAAGCCGCAGAATTTTGTCACTAGTCAAACAACTAATGTGCTTGGAAATCTTCTAAACTCTTCACAAGCGAGTATACAACCAACTCAGTTTGTTTCGAATAACCCGGTCACGTCCCTTTGTAGTTGCGAATGTGGATTAGAAGTTCCCAAAGCAGCTACCGTTTTGAAGACTTGTAAAAGTTGCCGGAAAACATTACACGGTATCTGTTATGGAAATTTTCTACATtcatcaattgaaaaatgctTTTCTTGTATTTTTGGTCCTTCCTTAGATACCAAATGGTCTAAATTTCAAGATCTTATGATGATTAGAAAGGTTTTTAGGTTCCTggtaaggaaaaagaaaggtttCCCAGCTTCTATAACCGAACTAATTGATAGTTTCATCAACACTGAAGATCAGAATAATgaagtaaaagaaagagttGCATTCGCGCTATATGTGTTTTTCCTAGACCAAACATTATGCCGCGATAATGGGGGAAAACCTAGCCAAACCATAAGGTACGTCACGAGCTCAGTGCTTGTTGATATAAAGGGAATCGTAATACCAAATAGTAAAAAGCAACTGGACATAAACCACGAATATATATGGCACTTTACTACGAGTTCCCCCAAAGCCAAAAGCTTTTATCAAGAGGTTCTCCCCAACTCAAGAAAACAAGTCGAGTCATGGTTGCAAGATATCAGTAACTTGAGAAAAGTGTATGCTGAGGCTCTTTCTCCATCTTCAACTCTACAAGAACTCGACCTTAATTCAAGCTTACCAACGCAAGACCCAATAATTGCTGGCCAAAAGAGGAAACATTATAATCTTGATGAGTACTTACAGGAAGATAAAAGCTCAGTTGTTAATGATACgataaaagcaaaagattttgatgaaagcGTGCCAACAAAAATTCGCAAAATCAGTGTCTCtaaaaaaactttgaaaagtAACTGGTAG
- the PCI8 gene encoding Pci8p (Possible shared subunit of Cop9 signalosome (CSN) and eIF3~similar to YIL071C) translates to MFHGAKGPLLIERIGHLLSVNYGEKEERKRWATQGISYLQEVQCTSTPYLEILIEESGLRPVSQLNSQLVNIPHFSLLGGFDENIARDIISHNFQNAIFKMESQEVPLTKRYQHLEKITQIFLLCKNFKGIEEIEYNVKSIIQGHENYDISNPTVKDWRSHEVAQEDFFSLVRIQMMLCVSYFLQERYFDCCTKFFTMMDSEPLTLKVLSEHLDSMNFISKEEFIMMVNISVLISIPLDNYDDFIYLSDLKQYFQMAPLLVNCLELLINTNFNKFFKIWHGEINRICVESLFLEPSWSSSAAVIMRCKIYFFYLRISKKLQFSYLSSTLGINLEDIKEELTNLILSGQLNFEINDDVIHFEDSSILQSIINEISRNGTTINDVIHKLKNENTDLKDIIQSNPLRYTSVNNAATIINNESSEDMDIDEVNNRSDISDSEGGLFEC, encoded by the coding sequence ATGTTTCATGGCGCCAAAGGACCTTTATTGATTGAACGTATTGGTCATTTACTCTCTGTCAATTATGGCGAGAAAGAGGAACGAAAACGATGGGCCACACAAGGCATAAGTTATTTACAAGAGGTCCAGTGTACAAGCACTCCCTATTTAGAAATTTTAATAGAAGAGAGCGGGTTAAGACCTGTAAGCCAACTAAATAGCCAGCTGGTAAATATACctcatttttcattgctTGGAGGGTTTGATGAAAACATTGCACGAGATATAATTTCACATAATTTTCAGAACGCAATATTTAAAATGGAGTCACAAGAGGTTCCATTGACTAAACGATATCAGCATTTAGAGAAAATCACTCAAATATTCTTACTATGCAAGAATTTTAAAGgcattgaagaaatagagTATAATGTGAAAAGCATTATTCAAGGCCATGAGAATTATGATATATCAAACCCCACAGTAAAAGATTGGAGAAGTCATGAAGTTGCTCAAGAAGATTTCTTCTCACTTGTTAGAATACAAATGATGCTTTGCGTCTCGTATTTCTTACAAGAAAGATATTTTGACTGTTgtacaaaattttttacaatGATGGATTCAGAACCTTTAACATTGAAAGTTCTTTCAGAACACCTAGACAGCATGAATTTTATATCGAAAGAGGAATTTATAATGATGGTGAATATATCCGTACTTATTTCCATACCTTTGGATAATTATGATGATTTTATCTATTTGAGTGATTTAAAGCAATATTTCCAAATGGCACCACTATTGGTTAATTGTCTCGAATTGTTGATAAATACTAATtttaacaaatttttcaaaatttggcaTGGTGAAATAAATAGGATATGCGTGGAAAGCCTTTTTTTGGAACCCAGCTGGTCATCGTCGGCTGCTGTTATTATGAGATGCaaaatatattttttttacctgaggatatcaaaaaagctacagttttcttatttatCATCTACACTAGGTATTAATTTGGAAGATATTAAGGAAGAATTAACAAATTTGATATTATCAGGACAGCTAAATTTCGAAATCAATGATGACGTGATACATTTTGAGGATAGTTCTATCTTACAAAGTATCATCAACGAAATTAGCAGAAATGGCACCACGATAAACGACGTTATACATAAgctgaaaaatgaaaacacGGATTTGAAAGACATTATTCAAAGTAACCCTCTGAGGTATACCAGTGTAAACAATGCAGCAACTATCATTAATAATGAAAGCAGTGAGGATATGGACATAGATGAAGTTAACAATAGAAGTGATATTAGTGATTCGGAAGGGGGTTTGTTTGAATGTTGA